From the genome of Colletotrichum destructivum chromosome 10, complete sequence, one region includes:
- a CDS encoding Putative major facilitator superfamily, MFS transporter superfamily — protein sequence MEMSKPEAKYLEETGVPGPYSSLSSDDGEFMQRYEGKAGRAVVRKIDYRLIPIMGLLYLLAHIDRGNIGNAKIEGMDKDLGLTGNQYNIASTIFFVPYIIFEIPSNIVLKKVRPSLWLSFLVLSWGTVMTLMGVVKNFQGMAICRVFLGLCEAGFFPGAVYIVTTWYPRHELQQRLAIFYTASAFSGALSGLLAFGIARMDGVRGIEGWRWIFLIEGAVTIAAGLTMPLLILDTPEKAKWLSDDEKRFIDLRLRLSGVRSQTQEGDKLSWRLLFQTMTDWKIGLGILLAWANSVPNAAFKFTMPQIIKQLGFPTATAQLLTIPPYFCGGVAAWITGRMSDKFTWRMPFIAGPMAVLAIALGILFHYSADVANNVPAMYVGVVLAQIGIYPLLPGITAWIGNNLAPSWKRSIGIAWLLAAGNLGSLIGTNIFLDKEGPQYPTGYGTSLGIICLGLMSAFALEFFLWSLNKKKAQLSEAEIRQQYSQEQLDSMGEKSPLYQYTL from the exons ATGGAAATGTCGAAGCCGGAGGCCAAATACCTTGAGGAGACTGGGGTTCCAGGCCCCTATTCGTCCCTTTCCTCTGATGATGGAGAGTTCATGCAAAGATACGAAGGAAAGGCTGGTCGTGCAGTGGTCAGAAAG ATTGATTACAGGCTGATTCCCATTATGGGCCTTCTTTACCTGTTGGCCCACATTGACAGAGGAAACATCGGCAATGCGAAAATTGAGGGCATGGATAAAGACCTCGGTCTCACAGGAAACCAGTACAACATCGCCAGCACAATCTTTTTCGTCCCTTATATCATCTTTG AGATTCCCTCGAATATCGTGCTCAAGAAGGTTCGGCCTAGCCTATGGCTGTCTTTCTTGGTTCTCTCATGGGGTACTGTTATGACACTTATGGGAGTGGTCAAAAACTTCCAAGGCATGGCCATTTGTAGAGTGTTTCTTGGACTATGCGAG GCCGGCTTTTTCCCAGGCGCCGTTTACATTGTTACCACCTGGTACCCGCGACACGAGCTCCAACAGCGCCTTGCCATTTTTTACACAGCATCAGCCTTCTCGGGCGCTTTGAGCGGCCTTTTGGCTTTCGGAATCGCTCGTATGGATGGCGTTCGTGGTATAGAGGGCTGGAGGTGGATCTTCTTAATAGAAGGAGCCGTGACCATTGCAGCAGGGCTTACGATGCCGTTATTGATACTGGATACTCCGGAAAAGGCCAAATGGCTCAGCGATGACGAGAAGCGCTTTATCGACTTGCGTCTCCGCTTGTCGGGTGTTCGCTCCCAAACCCAGGAAGGCGACAAGCTTTCTTGGCGTTTGCTTTTCCAAACCATGACGGATTGGAAGATCGGCCTGGGAATCTTGCTTGCGTGGGCCAATTCCGTGCCGAACGCCGCGTTCAAGTTCACCATGCCGCagatcatcaagcaattgGGATTCCCCACAGCGACGGCCCAGCTGCTTACCATCCCACCGTATTTCTGCGGTGGTGTGGCGGCATGGATTACTGGCAGAATGTCAGACAAGTTTACCTGGCGTATGCCGTTCATAGCCGGGCCCATGGCTGTACTCGCGATAGCTCTTGGTATTCTGTTCCATTACTCTGCTGATGTAGCTAATAACGTACCAGCCATGTATGTCGGCGTCGTGTTGGCTCAGATCGGCATATACCCACTCCTCCCGGGCATCACTGCATGGATAGGCAACAATTTGGCTCCTTCATGGAAGCGGTCTATCGGAATTGCGTGGCTTTTAGCGGCCGGCAACTTGGGGA GTCTCATTGGAACAAACATTTTCTTGGACAAGGAGGGCCCGCAGTATCCTACTGGGTACGGAACATCACTAGGCATCATTTGCTTGGGACTTATGTCAGCCTTTGCGTTGGAATTCTTTCTGTGGAGTTTGAACAAAAAGAAAGCACAActctccgaggccgagattCGCCAACAATACTCCCAGGAACAGCTGGACAGCATGGGCGAGAAAAGCCCTCTGTACCAGTACACTTTGTAA
- a CDS encoding Putative zn(2)Cys(6) fungal-type DNA-binding domain-containing protein: MPVDNHRQRPLLPRTAQPLEPNATDRDDGNSNGRKRRRSYASKACNFCRDKKMACDSQPECSQCLRRGLKCEYRVVTDTILKAIPVGFQLVDKQQSLSNADAADLLEILKRVPEDEALEGLQLLRTGNDPALISSALRSYDAGLSLAALNRASLLPTQSSLEFELMMRHPVAYPAWPPFQPSKLDLDFLLLPREVVWNKSQSGPTETANSFSSYAHRPRGDSSNSTGRVGPRNPSTVYDNRLLSVDISQWTDVPITNELSLAVLHLYLETDHPMMPLIDVDLLLDGLLGKNEFCSRILVSGLLAWACQGYAAFEPEATVVGYSFYEEAKGLWRRSKEARVEDSICTVAAMHYLLMTSVSLGAGAQYVEFLDDLLDMSKRLELFNDGPSHDSRLDLENSANYRKAKSQIAWVSFACLTFFSTQLHQRLIEHPPSGPLPGDSIHAARDADTISKEDKRRIYNASLLKEHCRLSQIVHDAVKIMYGPKQTPCAKAVSLAFAEETYGRLLMWADSLPLELAQGDQCTHHAVVLHIYHHSAIIDLFRPLLQHNGAPWQRLSTLESEESTPDAVYAASVKQLQRIVLFYQYNHPESAYSFFWHSALLYLANAMLTEANIPGHAPDWQFYLRLCIARYQTLYTGFRLAKGITLSLLSMALEKGAMDIPQTRAIRRDLELRGKHHLIPDQVPVYWVVDLDLAVTDPSAAQAENLLHRFWELHLRETSETNES, from the exons ATGCCAGTGGACAATCACCGGCAGCGACCGCTTCTCCCACGAACTGCCCAACCCCTCGAGCCGAATGCCACGGACCGCGATGATGGCAACTCAAATGGACGCAAGAGACGCCGGTCCTATGCCTCCAAAGCTTGCAACTTTTGCCGGGATAAGAAGATGGCC TGCGACAGCCAACCAGAGTGCTCCCAATGCCTGCGTCGTGGGCTCAAGTGCGAGTACAGAGTAGTCACCGACACCATTTTGAAGGCCATTCCTGTCGGCTTCCAGCTCGTTGACAAGCAGCAGTCTCTGAGcaatgccgacgccgctgaCTTGCTCGAAATCCTGAAGAGGGTccccgaagacgaggctCTGGAGGGTCTGCAGCTCCTGAGAACCGGCAACGATCCAGCCCTCATATCCTCTGCTTTGCGGAGTTACGATGCCGGCCTGTCGTTAGCTGCGCTTAACAGGGCAAGCTTACTACCCACCCAGTCCTCCTTGGAATTTGAGTTGATGATGAGGCACCCCGTTGCCTATCCTGCTTGGCCGCCGTTTCAGCCATCCAAACTCGATTTGGACTTCCTGTTGCTTCCGAGGGAGGTTGTCTGGAACAAGAGTCAAAGTGGCCCGACTGA AACCGCAAATTCGTTTTCGTCGTACGCTCATCGCCCCCGAGGGGATAGCTCGAACTCGACGGGCCGAGTCGGGCCACGAAATCCATCGACAGTATACGATAATCGGTTACTGAGTGTCGACATATCACAATGGACGGATGTGCCCATCACCAACGAACTCTCCCTTGCGGTCCTGCACCTCTATCTCGAGACCGACCATCCGATGATGCCGCTGATTGACGTCGATCTACTCCTGGACGGGCTGCTCGGTAAGAACGAATTCTGCTCTCGGATTCTCGTCAGCGGGCTATTAGCCTGGGCTTGT CAGGGATACGCAGCCttcgagcccgaggccacTGTCGTGGGCTACTCATTCTACGAAGAAGCAAAGGGActgtggaggaggagcaagGAGGCCCGAGTCGAAGACAGCATCTGTACTGTGGCAGCGATGCATTATTTGTTGATGACTTCAGTCTCCCTTGGGGCGGGGGCGCAATAtgtcgagttcctcgacgacctcttGGACATGTCCAAAAGGCTCGAACTCTTTAACGATGGCCCCTCTCACGACTCACGGCTCGATCTCGAGAATAGCGCAAACTATCGAAAGGCCAAGTCCCAGATTGCTTGGGTTTCATTCGCCTGTCTCAC cttcttctcgacacAGCTCCATCAGCGCTTGATCGAGCACCCACCCAGCGGACCCTTGCCAGGCGACAGCATACATGCTGCGAGAGATGCCGACACCATATCCAAAGAAGACAAACGACGAATCTACAATGCAAGCTTGCTCAAGGAGCACTGTCGCCTCTCCCAGATAGTTCACGACGCGGTCAAAATAATGTACGGGCCGAAACAGACCCCTTGCGCCAAAGCTGTCTCTCTAgccttcgccgaggagacgtACGGACGGCTTCTGATGTGGGCAGATAGCCTACCCCTAGAGCTGGCTCAGGGGGACCAGTGCACACATCACGCTGTGGTCCTGCA CATCTACCACCACTCAGCTATCATCGACCTCTTCCGGCCCCTTCTTCAGCACAACGGCGCTCCTTGGCAGCGACTCTCTACCTTAGAGTCCGAAGAGTCCACCCCGGATGCTGTTTACGCGGCATCCGTGAAACAGTTGCAGAGAATCGTCCTCTTCTACCAGTACAACCACCCAGAGTCGGCATACTCCTTCTTCTGGCACTCGGCGCTGCTGTATCTCGCCAACGCAATGCTCACCGAGGCAAATATTCCTGGGCATGCGCCCGACTGGCAGTTCTACCTCCGCCTCTGCATTGCACGCTACCAGACACTGTACACCGGCTTCCGCCTGGCCAAGGGAATCACGCTGAGCCTACTGTCCATGGCCCTCGAGAAGGGCGCGATGGACATCCCGCAGACGAGAGCGATCAGGAGGGATCTCGAGCTGCGGGGAAAGCACCACCTGATCCCCGACCAGGTTCCTGTCTACTGGGTCGTGGATCTGGACCTGGCCGTGACGGATCCTtccgcggcgcaggcggaaAACCTGTTGCACAGGTTTTGGGAGCTCCACCTCCGTGAGACGAGCGAAACGAATGAGTCTTAA
- a CDS encoding Putative metal-dependent hydrolase, composite domain superfamily, with protein sequence MVKILIQNVRMFDSDNILKPGNVVFTRSAGNIQNYMADDSDAETSDFVIDGRGCSLIPGLIDVYANIKGANAALGTYASQGVTTILDMSSTTQQCQAMRVYAAGRTGLSTFLTSGTEASPARGYQPRLYDSPDGYVIRTREDGMAFVSSRSSGPDRSDFIRVPVDPDSFDDDILKTLADAAHAHGKLIIARTAGKASYERALLAGFDVFAHAPLDAPIDTALALKMAAKNVIFVPTLTMMRRRASAIDSNANNTTAISSPGPDKTTANQGPVEHSHTDFVPGSSYDNATQSVRTLHDAGVTICAGTTANPVPGSRIPFGESLHEELRLLVEAGIPVLHVLRSATCVAATAFRLSDRGMVRGGLRADLVLIEGNPLEDITATRKIRKIWIRGEEIEPSAAAAEI encoded by the coding sequence ATGGTCAAAATATTGATCCAAAATGTCCGCATGTTCGATAGCGACAACATTCTTAAACCTGGCAATGTTGTCTTTACGCGATCCGCCGGAAATATTCAAAACTACATGGCTGACGactccgacgccgagacTTCCGACTTTGTCAttgacggccgaggctgcTCACTCATACCCGGTCTCATCGACGTCTATGCCAATATCAAAGGCGCCAACGCAGCCCTTGGCACGTATGCGAGCCAGGGTGTCACAACCATCCTCGACATGAGCAGCACCACCCAGCAATGTCAGGCCATGCGCGtctacgccgccggcagaACGGGACTATCGACCTTCCTCACCAGCGGTACCGAAGCATCTCCTGCCCGAGGCTACCAGCCGCGGCTGTACGACAGCCCAGACGGCTACGTTATCCGGACGCGCGAGGATGGCATGGCCTTTGTCTCGTCAAGGTCCAGTGGCCCGGACCGCTCGGACTTCATCAGGGTCCCGGTCGACCCTGACTcgttcgacgacgacatcctcaagaccctcgccgacgctgcccACGCCCACGGGAAGCTGATCATCGCCCGCACCGCTGGCAAGGCGTCCTATGAGcgcgccctgctcgccggcttcgacgtctTTGCCCACGCGCCCCTGGACGCGCCCATTGACACCGCGCTGGCGCTCAAAATGGCGGCCAAGAACGTAATATTCGTGCCGACGCTCACCATGATGCGACGGCGCGCGTCGGCCATTGACTCCAACGCAAACAATACTACTGCCATCTCCTCCCCAGGCCCCGACAAGACCACGGCAAATCAGGGCCCTGTCGAGCACTCCCACACCGACTTCGTTCCCGGCAGCAGCTATGATAACGCGACGCAGAGCGTGCGCACActccacgacgccggcgtcactATCTGCGCCGGCACGACGGCGAACCCGGTCCCGGGGTCCCGGATCCCTTTTGGCGAGAGCCTGCACGAGGAGCTGCGCCtgctggtcgaggccggcatccCCGTGCTCCATGTACTCCGCTCGGCGACCTGCGTGGCGGCCACGGCCTTCCGGCTCAGCGACCGCGGCATGGTCCGGGGTGGCCTCCGGGCCGACCTGGTGCTCATCGAGGGAAACCCGCTCGAGGACATTACCGCCACGAGGAAAATCAGGAAGATATGGATCCGCGGGGAGGAAATCGAgccgtccgccgcggcggctgAGATATGA
- a CDS encoding Putative zn(2)Cys(6) fungal-type DNA-binding domain-containing protein encodes MSNTVKFRPLLPLVAAANGPPPTAPVVTRPPMRKRSHVSAACNGCRKRKVKCDGVRPSCYTCMTSNSPCVYLVPEGLSQRQAQKQKLDYVSRAHENSQRVLELLRASRDGASHDILKQLQHSEHLDEAVQSIADASLLLPKSHEKRREFSSKSKTRQTGNAAVEQSLTHDSSKRDTSAGNSEPDHVLPVSRWTTVSRDNKLLTHLLDMFWMWDSTLSHLADQELFIADLSATLPDLSTGQPRSFCSPFLVNAILAVASLHATRKSFNPHSGDFVALGHEFARCAFDLLESERRSDSSSLTLLQGAAILWLFANNKGARASPTQAASLGGVVQRTWSKLGLETGGPMTFRVSGTSEAQNVKIWKAVSHMTWGFYCFFAEMAALFSPDMLVPRPQIMKVFEDVEAQQGLCSPASFRSTSNDSLDSQTSHQLQLFSAKCSLCEISNQFMSGFSMNEQASLLDSRQSSHVTSLLSDTESKKARKKERKETLSGSFQLTAFPTRATYDFVALRLLHSYTSHAGTDLFDGRNAASLLVLHASSMMTSFWIYRSIYTIKHEYLAAEYCSFVAHALLPSLETNASTPVVHDIVGMACCVLNDMACAGVSGRAGELLEGIEERARAARIRVPAYGRQEANLEAHGGPPMVMLRGVGVSTAPRAGCRTAVTT; translated from the exons ATGTCAAATACAGTAAAGTTCAGGCCGCTGTTGCcgctcgtcgccgctgccaacggcccgccgccgacagcGCCCGTTGTCACAAGACCACCAATGAGGAAGAGATCACACGTCTCAGCCGCATGTAACG GCTGCCGGAAGAGAAAGGTCAAG TGTGATGGCGTTCGACCGAGCTGCTATACCTGCATGACGTCAAATTCGCCATGCGTTTACCTCGTCCCAGAGGGCCTCTCGCAGAGGCAAGCCCAGAAGCAGAAACTCGACTACGTGTCCAGGGCCCATGAGAACAGTCAACGGGTGTTAGAATTGCTCCGGGCGAGTCGGGACGGCGCCTCTCACGACATTTTGAAGCAGCTACAACACTCAGAGCACCTTGACGAGGCGGTCCAATCGATAGCCGACGCTAGTCTCTTGCTTCCCAAGTCTCACGAAAAAAGACGTGAGTTTTCCAGCAAGTCCAAGACACGTCAAACAGGAAATGCGGCAGTCGAGCAGTCGCTAAC TCATGATAGCTCCAAAAGAGACACGTCAGCCGGCAACTCCGAGCCGGATCATGTCCTTCCAGTTTCGCGCTGGACCACCGTTTCTCGGGACAACAAACTGTTGACCCATCTTCTTGATATGTTTTGGATGTGGGACAGCACCCTATCCCACCTCGCCGACCAAGAGCTCTTCATTGCCGATCTAAGCGCCACCTTACCGGACCTCTCAACGGGTCAGCCCCGAAGCTTCTGTTCGCCCTTTCTCGTCAACGCAATTCTTGCCGTGGCTTCT CTACATGCAACACGCAAGAGTTTCAACCCACACTCGGGGGATTTCGTCGCGCTCGGCCACGAGTTTGCCCGCTGTGCTTTTGACTTGCTCGAGTCCGAGAGACGTTCGGATTCGAGCTCGTTAACGCTGCTGCAGGGCGCGGCCATTCTCTGGCTCTTCGCCAATAATAAGGGCGCTCGAGCATCCCCCACGCAGGCCGCCAGCCTCGGGGGCGTGGTCCAGCGCACCTGGTCGAAACTTGGTCTTGAGACCGGTGGCCCCATGACCTTCAGGGTTTCCGGAACGAGTGAGGCTCAGAACGTCAAGATCTGGAAGGCGGTCTCTCACATGACATGGGGGTTCTATTGCTTCTTTGC AGAAATGGCGGCATTGTTCTCTCCAGACATGTTGGTTCCGAGGCCTCAAATTATGAAGGTGTTCGAAGACGTGGAAGCTCAGCAAGGGCTCTGCTCGCCAGCCTCTTTCCGCTCCACCTCCAATGACAGCCTGGATAGCCAAACTTCACATCAGTTGCAGCTTTTCAGTGCCAAATGCTCCCTCTGCGAGATTTCTAACCAGTTCATGTCTGGGTTCTCGATGAATGAACAGGCCTCGCTTCTGGATAGCAGACAGT CAAGTCATGTTACATCTCTTCTCTCCGATACCGAAAGCAAGAaagcaagaaagaaagaaagaaaggaaaccCTCTCCGGAAGCTTCCAGCTGACAGCTTTCCCCACCAGAGCAACATACGATTTCGTCGCCCTGAGGCTTCTCCACAGCTACACGAGccacgccggcaccgacCTATTTGACGGCCGcaacgccgcctccctcctGGTCCTCCACGCGAGCTCCAtgatgacgagcttctggATATACCGCAGCATCTACACCATCAAGCACGAGTATTTGGCGGCCGAGTACTGCTCCTTCGTCGCGCATGCCCTTCTTCCGTCTCTCGAGACCAACGCCTCGACGCCCGTGGTCCATGACATCGTCGGCATGGCCTGCTGCGTCCTCAACGACATGGCGTGTGCGGGCGTCTCGGGCCGCGCGGGGGAACTGctcgagggcatcgaggagagggcgagggcagCTAGGATCCGCGTCCCGGCGTACGGTAGGCAGGAGGCAAACCTGGAGGCGCACGGAGGCCCGCCCATGGTCATGTTGCGCGGTGTGGGGGTttcaacggcgccgagggcagGATGTCGGACGGCCGTCACAACGTGA
- a CDS encoding Putative alpha/Beta hydrolase — MDLCLRLTVDSVDQKYRTVWWYAFVALLDHVTHVIFLLRGFEYYAQSQAKPVFPPRIQQVFAKRRSTAGSLSYWHRPHRSTGLPVVFFHGIGVGLGPYIRFLTEVAGGNSNGQTGVIALEILPVCFRLTGPPLGKEAFLRQFKAILDRHAWSEFTLVSHSYGSILSTHAMRCPEIQARIPRAVLVDPVSIMLHLPDVAYNFTRRRPKTVNEWVMWYFAATDPGVAHCLGRYFFWRENAIWADELTGYGEVSDSASDERIKERRITVCLAELDLIVNTRAVARYLAGGDWTECPARLRGEQGRHNHVEPPNGPVQGVQSFNHRSSHSGINIIWLPEKDHAEVFFSGRDRARVVAVIRDYCRA; from the exons ATGGATCTT TGTCTACGACTCACGGTCGATTCTGTCGACCAAAAATATCGCACCGTCTGGTGGTATGCTTTTGTGGCCCTTCTGGACCACGTAACACACGTCATATTTCTCCTCCGGGGATTCGAGTACTACGCCCAGTCTCAAGCAAAGCCGGTCTTCCCTCCGCGGATACAACAAGTTTTTGCCAAGCGTCGTTCAACGGCAGGAAGTTTGAGTTATTggcatcgtcctcatcgttCCACTGGCCTTCCTGTGGTATTTTTTCATGGTATAGGCGTTGGCCTAGGGCCTTACATCCGATTCCTCACAGAGGTTGCTGGAGGAAACAGTAACGGTCAGACTGGTGTGATTGCCTTGGAGATTCTGCCTGTTTGCTTCCGGTTGACTGGGCCGCCGCTTGGTAAAGAGGCTTTCCTTCGACAATTCAAAGCGATACTGGATCGACATGCGTGGTCAGAGTTTACACTCGTATCTCACTCGTACGGTTCTATATTATCGACTCACGCCATGCGATGCCCGGAGATACAAGCGAGAATCCCCCGTGCAGTGCTTGTTGACCCGGTGAGCATAATGCTGCACCTTCCTGATGTTGCCTATAATTTCACGAGACGCCGACCAAAGACTGTCAACGAGTGGGTGATGTGGTATTTCGCGGCCACAGATCCCGGAGTTGCGCATTGTCTTGGCAGATACTTCTTTTGGAGGGAGAATGCCATCTGGGCCGACGAGCTAACTGGGTACGGCGAAGTGTCAGACTCTGCGAGCGATGAGCGGATCAAAGAAAGGCGGATTACTGTGTGCTTGGCTGAGCTGGATCTGATCGTCAATACGCGTGCTGTCGCCAGGTATCTGGCTGGTGGAGACTGGACAGAGTGTCCCGCACGGTTGCGAGGCGAGCAAGGTCGGCACAATCATGTCGAGCCACCAAATGGGCCTGTCCAAGGCGTGCAGTCCTTCAATCATCGTTCGTCCCATTCAGGCATTAACATTATCTGGTTGCCGGAAAAGGACCATGCGGAGGTTTTCTTTTCTGGACGAGACAGAGCACGGGTTGTGGCTGTCATACGAGACTACTGCCGAGCATGA